One region of Streptomyces capillispiralis genomic DNA includes:
- a CDS encoding TetR/AcrR family transcriptional regulator, with protein MAEHRSMQRAALLDAARSLLSEGGTEALTFPALAERTGLARSSVYEYFRSRAAVVEELCEVDFPVWAAEVEAAMAAADGGEAKIEAYVRKQLELVGDRRHRAVVAISASELDANAREKIRAAHGGLIAMIVDALGDLGHAQPRLAAMLLQGVVDAAVRRIELGAAEHPDAVTEAAVSMALRGVRG; from the coding sequence GTGGCCGAGCACCGGTCGATGCAGCGAGCCGCCCTGCTGGACGCGGCACGCTCCCTGCTGTCCGAGGGCGGTACGGAGGCGCTGACCTTTCCGGCCCTCGCCGAGCGCACCGGCCTCGCGCGCTCGTCCGTCTACGAGTACTTCCGCTCGCGGGCCGCTGTGGTCGAGGAGCTGTGCGAGGTCGACTTCCCGGTCTGGGCGGCCGAGGTCGAGGCGGCGATGGCGGCCGCCGACGGCGGCGAGGCCAAGATCGAGGCGTATGTGCGCAAGCAGCTGGAACTGGTGGGGGACCGGCGGCACCGCGCCGTGGTCGCCATCTCCGCGAGCGAGCTCGACGCCAACGCGCGGGAGAAGATCCGCGCGGCGCACGGCGGGCTCATCGCGATGATCGTCGACGCCCTGGGCGACCTCGGGCACGCCCAGCCCCGTCTAGCGGCGATGCTGCTCCAGGGCGTGGTCGACGCGGCCGTCCGCCGGATCGAGCTGGGAGCGGCGGAACACCCGGACGCCGTCACGGAGGCGGCGGTCTCCATGGCCCTCAGGGGCGTGAGGGGCTGA
- the tsf gene encoding translation elongation factor Ts, producing the protein MANYTAADVKKLRELTGAGMMDCKKALDEADGNVEKAVEALRIKGQKGVAKREGRSAENGAVVSIIADDNSSGVLVELKCETDFVAKGDKFQAVAKAIAEHVVKTAPADLEALLASEIEAGKTVQAFVDEANANLGEKIVLDRFAQFTDGYVTAYMHRTMPDLPPQIGVLVELDKPNAEIAKGVAQHIAAFAPKYLSKEDVPAEVIESERRIAEETTRAEGKPEAAIAKIVEGRVNGFFKDATLLGQPYALDNKKSVQKVLDEAGVTLKRFTRIKVGI; encoded by the coding sequence ATGGCGAACTACACCGCCGCCGACGTCAAGAAGCTCCGGGAGCTCACCGGCGCCGGCATGATGGACTGCAAGAAGGCCCTGGACGAGGCCGACGGCAACGTCGAGAAGGCCGTCGAGGCGCTCCGCATCAAGGGCCAGAAGGGCGTCGCCAAGCGCGAGGGCCGCTCCGCCGAGAACGGCGCCGTGGTCTCGATCATCGCCGACGACAACTCCTCCGGTGTCCTGGTCGAGCTGAAGTGCGAGACGGACTTCGTCGCCAAGGGTGACAAGTTCCAGGCCGTGGCCAAGGCCATCGCCGAGCACGTCGTCAAGACCGCCCCGGCCGACCTCGAGGCCCTGCTCGCCTCCGAGATCGAGGCCGGCAAGACCGTCCAGGCGTTCGTGGACGAGGCCAACGCCAACCTGGGCGAGAAGATCGTCCTGGACCGCTTCGCCCAGTTCACCGACGGCTACGTGACGGCGTACATGCACCGCACGATGCCCGATCTGCCGCCGCAGATCGGTGTGCTCGTCGAGCTCGACAAGCCGAACGCGGAGATCGCCAAGGGCGTCGCCCAGCACATCGCCGCCTTCGCGCCGAAGTACCTCTCCAAGGAGGACGTGCCGGCCGAGGTCATCGAGTCCGAGCGTCGCATCGCCGAGGAGACCACCCGCGCCGAGGGCAAGCCCGAGGCCGCGATCGCCAAGATCGTCGAGGGTCGCGTCAACGGCTTCTTCAAGGACGCCACCCTGCTCGGCCAGCCCTACGCGCTGGACAACAAGAAGTCCGTCCAGAAGGTCCTGGACGAGGCCGGTGTCACCCTGAAGCGCTTCACGCGCATCAAGGTCGGCATCTGA
- the rpsB gene encoding 30S ribosomal protein S2: protein MAVVTMRELLESGVHFGHQTRRWNPKMKRFIFTERNGIYIIDLLQSLSYIDRAYEFVKETVAHGGTVMFVGTKKQAQEAIAEQATRVGMPFVNQRWLGGMLTNFSTVYKRLQRLKELEQIDFEDVAASGLTKKELLVLSREKAKLEKTLGGIREMQKVPSAVWIVDTKKEHIAVGEARKLNIPVVAILDTNCDPDEVDYKIPGNDDAIRSVTLLTRVIADAVAEGLIARSGVATEGKGEKAAGEPLAEWERDLLEGEKKAEEAAPAAAEGEKPAEAPAEEAPAEEAPAAEAAPAAEAEQA from the coding sequence ATGGCCGTCGTCACGATGCGGGAGCTGCTGGAAAGCGGCGTCCACTTCGGTCACCAGACCCGTCGCTGGAACCCGAAGATGAAGCGCTTCATCTTCACCGAGCGCAACGGCATCTACATCATCGACCTGCTCCAGTCGCTGTCGTACATCGACCGCGCCTACGAGTTCGTCAAGGAGACCGTCGCCCACGGCGGCACGGTCATGTTCGTCGGCACGAAGAAGCAGGCGCAGGAGGCCATCGCGGAGCAGGCCACCCGCGTCGGCATGCCCTTCGTGAACCAGCGCTGGCTGGGCGGCATGCTCACCAACTTCTCGACCGTCTACAAGCGTCTGCAGCGCCTCAAGGAGCTCGAGCAGATCGACTTCGAGGACGTGGCCGCCTCCGGCCTCACCAAGAAGGAGCTGCTGGTCCTCTCCCGCGAGAAGGCCAAGCTGGAGAAGACCCTCGGCGGTATCCGCGAGATGCAGAAGGTGCCCAGCGCCGTCTGGATCGTGGACACCAAGAAGGAGCACATCGCGGTCGGCGAGGCCCGGAAGCTCAACATCCCGGTCGTCGCCATCCTCGACACCAACTGTGACCCCGACGAGGTCGACTACAAGATCCCGGGCAACGACGACGCGATCCGCTCCGTCACCCTGCTCACCCGCGTGATCGCCGACGCCGTGGCCGAGGGCCTCATCGCCCGCTCCGGTGTCGCCACCGAGGGCAAGGGCGAGAAGGCCGCGGGCGAGCCGCTGGCCGAGTGGGAGCGCGACCTGCTCGAGGGCGAGAAGAAGGCCGAGGAGGCCGCTCCGGCCGCCGCCGAGGGCGAGAAGCCGGCCGAGGCCCCTGCTGAGGAGGCCCCCGCTGAGGAGGCCCCCGCCGCCGAGGCCGCTCCGGCCGCCGAGGCCGAGCAGGCCTGA
- the pyrH gene encoding UMP kinase, protein MTTKAEKSDDGKVRGRFLLKLSGEAFSGGGGLGVDPDVVHAIAREIAAVVRDGAEIAIVIGGGNFFRGAELQVRGMDRARSDYMGMLGTVMNCLALQDFLEKEGVDCRVQTAITMGQVAEPYIPLRAVRHLEKGRVVIFGAGMGMPYFSTDTTAAQRALEIDAEALLMGKNGVDGVYDSDPKTNPDAVKFDALGYGEVITRDLKVADATAVTLCRDNSLPIVVFELLKAGNIARAVKGEKIGTLVGDQAGRD, encoded by the coding sequence ATGACCACCAAGGCTGAGAAGAGCGACGACGGCAAAGTACGCGGCCGGTTTCTGCTGAAGCTGTCCGGAGAGGCCTTTTCCGGGGGCGGGGGCCTGGGCGTCGACCCCGACGTGGTGCACGCCATCGCACGCGAGATCGCGGCCGTCGTACGGGACGGCGCGGAGATCGCGATCGTCATCGGCGGCGGCAACTTCTTCCGCGGCGCGGAACTCCAGGTGCGGGGCATGGACCGGGCCCGCTCGGACTACATGGGCATGCTCGGCACGGTGATGAACTGCCTCGCACTCCAGGACTTCCTGGAGAAGGAGGGCGTCGACTGCCGCGTGCAGACCGCCATCACCATGGGGCAGGTCGCCGAGCCCTACATCCCGCTGCGCGCCGTGCGGCACCTGGAGAAGGGCCGTGTGGTCATCTTCGGCGCCGGTATGGGCATGCCGTACTTCTCCACCGACACCACCGCCGCCCAGCGCGCCCTGGAGATCGACGCCGAGGCGCTGCTCATGGGCAAGAACGGGGTGGACGGGGTCTACGACTCGGACCCGAAGACCAACCCGGACGCCGTGAAGTTCGACGCGCTCGGCTACGGCGAGGTCATCACCCGGGACCTGAAGGTCGCCGACGCCACGGCCGTCACGCTCTGCCGGGACAACAGCCTCCCGATCGTCGTCTTCGAGCTCCTGAAGGCGGGCAATATCGCCCGCGCCGTCAAGGGTGAGAAGATCGGCACGCTGGTGGGTGACCAAGCCGGTCGCGACTGA
- a CDS encoding murein hydrolase activator EnvC family protein: protein MAPAAEDGATPALGRAWPVGSRPRVLRGWEPPATAYGRGHRGVDLAAAPGTPVRAVAAGRVSFAGRVAGRGVVSVELTGTGDPPLRTTYEPVRASVTEGAEVTAGEVVGTVEPTGSHCPAACVHWGLLRGDVYLDPLTLLPPWLLHRGPSRLLPVLGVPLPR, encoded by the coding sequence GTGGCCCCCGCGGCCGAGGACGGTGCGACGCCGGCCCTGGGGCGGGCGTGGCCCGTGGGGTCGCGGCCGCGGGTGCTGCGGGGCTGGGAGCCGCCGGCGACGGCGTACGGGCGCGGGCACCGGGGCGTGGACCTGGCGGCTGCGCCGGGGACGCCGGTACGGGCGGTGGCGGCCGGCCGTGTCTCGTTCGCCGGACGGGTGGCCGGAAGGGGCGTGGTGTCGGTGGAACTGACGGGCACGGGTGATCCCCCGTTGCGCACCACCTACGAGCCGGTCCGCGCGTCCGTCACCGAGGGCGCCGAGGTGACGGCGGGCGAGGTGGTCGGCACGGTGGAGCCGACCGGCTCCCACTGCCCGGCCGCGTGCGTGCACTGGGGCCTGCTGCGGGGCGACGTGTACCTGGACCCGCTCACCCTGCTCCCACCGTGGCTGCTGCACCGCGGCCCGTCGAGACTGCTGCCGGTGCTGGGGGTACCGCTGCCGCGATGA